In a single window of the Planctomycetia bacterium genome:
- a CDS encoding tetratricopeptide repeat protein: MIRCIHRKRIVSVIAVLLSAPAIARGEGAGARAAAESVRDGNRLLDAGRFDEALAKYDEAMKDSPETPEIAYNRGIALYRLGKYAEAEKAFQDALEPGRLDLEAKTKYNLGRAAHAAAIEKKDNLPDAINDLGRAISFYNDALQIAKQDPDGVKNKEAAERLRAYLEKRLEQQQEQKKEQSPSSRPNDEPTSQPDEQPPTSQPTSQPSSQPSKQDQQKGDEKQDEQGDENQQSQDEKKGDKQGDQEQQDQQNGSKDEKKQGEQKGDQKSADEQKGDQKDSDNKMSEEEAEPMLQEARDAERDRREARRAKMMRMRGRIPVDKDW; encoded by the coding sequence ATGATTCGCTGCATTCATCGAAAGAGGATCGTCTCGGTGATCGCGGTCTTGCTGAGCGCACCTGCGATCGCGCGCGGCGAGGGTGCGGGCGCTCGCGCCGCTGCGGAGAGTGTCCGCGACGGCAACAGATTGCTCGACGCCGGCCGCTTTGACGAAGCCCTGGCAAAGTATGACGAGGCGATGAAGGACTCGCCCGAGACGCCGGAGATCGCCTACAACCGCGGCATCGCCCTGTATCGACTCGGCAAGTACGCGGAGGCGGAAAAGGCCTTCCAGGACGCACTTGAGCCGGGCCGCCTCGACCTGGAAGCAAAGACCAAATACAACCTCGGACGCGCAGCGCACGCGGCGGCCATCGAGAAGAAAGACAATCTGCCCGACGCCATCAACGACCTCGGTCGCGCGATCAGCTTTTACAATGACGCGCTTCAGATCGCGAAACAGGACCCCGATGGCGTCAAAAACAAGGAAGCAGCCGAACGCCTCCGAGCCTATCTGGAGAAAAGGCTCGAGCAGCAGCAGGAACAAAAAAAGGAACAGTCGCCATCGTCCCGGCCCAACGACGAGCCGACGTCTCAGCCCGACGAGCAGCCTCCGACCTCCCAGCCGACCTCGCAACCTTCATCTCAGCCCTCCAAACAGGATCAGCAGAAGGGCGACGAGAAGCAGGACGAACAGGGAGACGAGAACCAGCAGTCCCAGGACGAAAAAAAAGGCGATAAGCAAGGCGACCAGGAGCAGCAGGACCAGCAGAACGGGTCAAAAGACGAGAAAAAGCAAGGCGAGCAAAAGGGCGATCAGAAGTCGGCCGACGAGCAAAAGGGCGACCAGAAGGACAGCGACAATAAGATGTCCGAGGAAGAGGCCGAGCCCATGCTGCAGGAGGCCCGCGACGCCGAACGCGATCGACGCGAGGCTCGCCGGGCAAAGATGATGCGGATGCGCGGCCGCATCCCGGTGGATAAGGACTGGTGA
- a CDS encoding VWA domain-containing protein — translation MNEFAIENLKQLNWLLLVLGCGAVVAYGFAMKGRALRVFAEANLLSLLAPHVSRARQFTKSILVLVAMIAIVLALIGPRYGAYFEEVQRRQLDIIVCLDVSKSMLAEDAGMSRMNRAKDDIKRLLDKLQGGMIGLVAFAGRSELICPLTDDFDFYRLALDDVGVHSAPLGGTNIGDAIETATKALGDRKGHHRAIIVMSDGEDHGEKAIAAAKKAREDQIAVYAIGIGDAEKGALVPMTQDGQRSYLVYDGQQVWSKMDPKTLKAIALAGGGEYHPSGQVNATQRTLEWIYAEKLVPMQEADLRKKQIPSQKPRFAWPAGLALALLMIETMVSERRSTQRERDGGLTA, via the coding sequence ATGAACGAGTTCGCCATCGAAAACCTGAAGCAATTGAACTGGTTGCTGCTGGTGCTCGGCTGCGGGGCCGTCGTCGCATACGGCTTCGCCATGAAGGGCCGGGCGCTTCGGGTCTTCGCTGAGGCGAATCTGCTCAGCCTCCTTGCGCCGCATGTCTCGCGCGCACGACAATTCACGAAGTCAATCCTCGTGCTCGTCGCCATGATCGCCATCGTCCTGGCGCTCATCGGCCCGCGCTACGGCGCATACTTCGAGGAAGTCCAGCGCCGGCAGCTCGATATCATCGTCTGCCTCGACGTTTCCAAGAGCATGCTCGCAGAGGACGCGGGCATGTCGCGCATGAACCGGGCCAAGGATGACATCAAGCGTCTTCTGGACAAGCTTCAGGGCGGCATGATCGGCCTGGTGGCCTTCGCCGGCCGCAGCGAGCTTATCTGTCCGCTGACGGATGATTTCGACTTCTATCGACTGGCCCTGGACGATGTCGGCGTCCATAGCGCCCCGCTCGGCGGCACCAACATCGGCGACGCCATCGAGACGGCGACCAAGGCTCTGGGAGACCGCAAGGGACACCATCGCGCCATCATCGTCATGTCCGACGGCGAGGACCACGGAGAGAAAGCCATCGCCGCGGCAAAAAAAGCACGCGAGGACCAGATCGCCGTTTATGCGATCGGCATCGGCGATGCCGAAAAAGGGGCCCTGGTTCCCATGACGCAGGACGGACAGCGAAGCTATCTTGTATATGACGGCCAACAGGTCTGGTCGAAAATGGATCCCAAAACGCTCAAGGCGATCGCGCTGGCCGGCGGCGGCGAGTATCATCCCAGCGGCCAGGTGAATGCAACCCAGCGTACGCTCGAATGGATCTACGCCGAAAAGCTGGTGCCCATGCAGGAGGCCGATCTGCGCAAGAAGCAGATTCCGAGCCAGAAGCCGCGTTTCGCTTGGCCCGCAGGCCTGGCGCTGGCCCTGTTGATGATTGAGACAATGGTCAGCGAGCGGCGGTCGACTCAGCGCGAACGTGATGGAGGATTAACGGCATGA
- a CDS encoding VWA domain-containing protein — translation MISLAHPWMLVLAAFIPLIWWAYLNPRRRAAIRFAGAARLAGDAGVLTRYGRHTLPTLRTLSFALLVLSLARPQKADEETKVSTEGVALQLVVDRSSSMDEQDFVDARGRPETRLSAVKRVVRQFVAGDGDELKGRENDLVGLIVFAHYADTECPLTHDHKHLLNALKLVEVPSGPDRRDEDGTAIGDALLLAIERTREMQRRFEDDDNFKITSRAIILLTDGEQNRGKYEPAEAAEAAAAVGVKIYTIGAAPDFQNRQMGFFGTRRVPVEVNEEELQKVAELTGGKYFRARDAESLKAIYAEIDKMERSKIDKESYFRYEELAYRWAELGPVKLPPPLLVALLLLALEIVLANTRLRRIP, via the coding sequence ATGATCAGCCTCGCCCATCCCTGGATGCTCGTCCTCGCCGCGTTCATCCCGCTGATTTGGTGGGCATACCTCAATCCGCGCCGTCGGGCGGCTATACGATTTGCCGGGGCCGCGCGCCTGGCCGGTGATGCAGGGGTGCTGACCCGTTACGGTCGTCATACCCTGCCGACACTGCGCACGCTGAGCTTCGCCCTGCTTGTGCTCTCGCTCGCCCGACCCCAAAAGGCGGATGAGGAAACCAAAGTCTCCACCGAGGGCGTTGCGTTGCAGCTTGTGGTCGATCGTTCGAGCAGCATGGACGAACAAGACTTCGTCGATGCGCGAGGAAGACCCGAAACGCGGCTTAGTGCGGTCAAGAGAGTCGTCCGCCAATTCGTCGCCGGAGATGGAGACGAACTCAAAGGCCGCGAGAACGATCTGGTCGGCCTCATCGTCTTTGCTCACTACGCCGATACCGAGTGCCCCCTGACGCATGACCACAAGCACCTGCTCAATGCGCTGAAGTTGGTCGAAGTGCCAAGCGGCCCCGACCGGCGCGATGAAGACGGCACCGCGATCGGCGACGCACTTCTCCTGGCCATCGAGCGAACCCGCGAAATGCAGCGCCGCTTTGAGGATGACGACAATTTCAAGATCACCAGTCGGGCTATCATTCTCCTGACAGACGGCGAACAGAACCGCGGCAAGTATGAGCCCGCCGAGGCGGCGGAAGCTGCCGCCGCCGTCGGAGTGAAGATATACACAATCGGCGCCGCGCCCGATTTCCAGAATCGCCAGATGGGCTTCTTCGGCACCCGCCGCGTACCCGTGGAAGTCAATGAAGAGGAATTGCAGAAGGTTGCCGAGTTGACCGGCGGAAAGTATTTCCGTGCCCGGGACGCCGAGAGCTTAAAGGCGATCTATGCCGAGATCGACAAGATGGAACGGAGCAAGATCGATAAGGAAAGTTACTTCCGATATGAGGAGCTTGCCTACCGATGGGCGGAGCTCGGCCCGGTCAAACTGCCGCCGCCGTTGCTCGTCGCCCTGTTGCTGCTCGCCCTCGAGATCGTTCTGGCCAATACGCGTTTGCGAAGGATTCCATGA
- a CDS encoding DUF58 domain-containing protein, whose translation MEPKELLKKIRRIHIRTSHIANDFFAGHYHSAFKGQGMEFEEVREYQPGDEIRRIDWNVTARQGRPFVKRFREERELTVMLLVDVSGSQEFGTVGQLKRELAAELGATLAFSAIKNNDKVGFIGFSDRIERYVKPDKGTRHVLRVIRELLTLKATGRGTDIAGALDYFHRVSRRRAVVFLISDFQDEGYERKLQIVRRRHDLIPIAVSDPREFDIPKVRFIDMVDSETGDLVTVDTSSAAFRREYRRRALVDAAARKREFRKIKADSIDLSTGQSFIEPLTRFFRAREARL comes from the coding sequence ATGGAACCCAAGGAATTACTAAAGAAAATCCGCCGGATTCACATCCGCACCAGCCATATCGCGAATGACTTTTTCGCGGGGCACTACCACTCCGCCTTCAAGGGGCAAGGCATGGAGTTCGAGGAGGTGCGCGAGTATCAGCCCGGCGACGAGATTCGGCGCATCGACTGGAACGTCACGGCCCGCCAGGGCCGGCCGTTCGTCAAACGCTTTCGCGAGGAGCGCGAGCTCACCGTCATGCTGCTCGTCGACGTGTCCGGATCGCAGGAATTCGGCACCGTCGGTCAGCTCAAACGCGAGCTCGCGGCGGAGCTCGGCGCTACCCTGGCCTTCAGCGCCATCAAAAACAACGACAAGGTCGGGTTCATCGGCTTCTCCGACAGGATTGAGCGCTATGTGAAGCCCGACAAGGGGACGCGGCACGTCCTTCGCGTGATCCGCGAATTGCTTACGCTGAAAGCGACCGGCCGCGGAACCGACATCGCCGGAGCGCTGGACTATTTCCATCGCGTGAGCCGGCGTCGGGCGGTTGTGTTTCTCATCAGCGACTTCCAGGACGAGGGCTACGAGCGAAAACTCCAGATTGTTCGGAGGCGGCATGATCTTATCCCCATCGCCGTCTCCGACCCTCGCGAGTTCGATATACCGAAAGTGCGCTTTATCGACATGGTCGATAGTGAGACCGGCGACCTCGTGACCGTGGACACGTCCAGCGCCGCGTTTCGTCGCGAATACCGACGGCGCGCACTCGTCGATGCGGCCGCTCGCAAAAGGGAATTCAGGAAGATCAAGGCGGACTCGATCGACCTGTCGACCGGACAGTCGTTTATCGAGCCGCTGACGAGATTCTTCCGCGCGCGGGAGGCGAGGCTCTAA
- a CDS encoding four helix bundle protein: MGRIQGDLVVRSFRFAGLIVRLLDDFPNNTKGWVIGKQLIRSGTSIGANIREADHALTDADFAYKCSIARKEASETHYWLELCAHTELLEDEALGPIIEEADELVSILSAIVRKTQNRIRETK, encoded by the coding sequence ATGGGCCGAATTCAGGGAGATTTGGTTGTTCGGTCGTTCAGATTCGCTGGATTGATCGTGCGGCTCTTGGACGATTTTCCCAATAACACGAAAGGGTGGGTAATCGGCAAACAGCTCATCCGTAGTGGAACGTCAATTGGGGCGAATATTCGTGAGGCCGACCACGCCCTGACCGACGCCGATTTTGCCTACAAGTGCAGTATTGCACGTAAAGAAGCTTCGGAGACTCACTACTGGCTTGAGTTGTGTGCACATACCGAATTGCTTGAAGATGAAGCTCTCGGCCCAATCATCGAGGAAGCGGACGAACTCGTCAGCATACTCTCGGCAATCGTGCGAAAGACACAGAATCGAATCAGAGAAACCAAATGA
- a CDS encoding MoxR family ATPase, which yields MVEHMLIAILANGHILLEGVPGLAKTLTVSCLARGINTGFSRLQFTPDLLPADLIGTLIYQPQTSQFTVKKGPIFSNIILADEVNRAPAKVQSALLEAMQERQVTIGDQTYPLPQPFLVMATQNPIEQEGTYPLPEAQVDRFMLKTTVVYPTPKEERLILDRMAFTNAEKSIEPVMQAQDITKARQVLDEIYIDDKIKDYIVSLVVATRDPDSVGLNLKHLIQYGASPRATIMLTLGAKACAFLAGRGFVTPQDVKDIAPAVLRHRVIITYEAEAEEQTSDDVVKTILDHVPVP from the coding sequence ATGGTTGAGCACATGCTCATCGCCATCCTCGCCAACGGTCACATTCTCCTCGAAGGCGTGCCCGGCCTGGCAAAGACGCTGACCGTCTCGTGCCTGGCGCGAGGCATCAACACCGGCTTCTCGCGGCTCCAGTTCACGCCGGACCTGCTGCCGGCCGACCTGATCGGCACGCTGATCTATCAACCCCAGACGAGTCAATTCACGGTCAAGAAGGGCCCGATCTTCTCGAACATCATTCTGGCCGACGAAGTCAACCGCGCCCCGGCCAAGGTGCAAAGCGCTCTGCTCGAAGCGATGCAGGAGCGGCAGGTGACCATCGGCGACCAGACCTATCCGTTGCCGCAGCCTTTTCTGGTGATGGCCACGCAGAACCCGATCGAGCAGGAGGGAACGTATCCGCTGCCCGAGGCGCAGGTCGACCGCTTCATGCTCAAGACGACCGTCGTCTATCCAACTCCGAAGGAAGAACGGCTCATTCTCGATCGGATGGCGTTTACAAATGCCGAGAAGTCCATCGAGCCGGTCATGCAGGCGCAGGACATTACCAAGGCCCGGCAAGTCCTCGATGAGATCTACATTGACGACAAGATCAAGGATTACATCGTCAGTCTCGTCGTGGCCACGCGGGATCCCGACTCAGTCGGCCTGAACCTCAAACACCTGATTCAATACGGCGCTTCACCGCGTGCGACGATCATGCTCACGCTTGGCGCGAAGGCCTGCGCGTTTCTCGCAGGCCGCGGCTTCGTAACACCACAGGACGTAAAAGACATCGCCCCGGCAGTCCTCCGCCACCGCGTCATCATCACCTACGAGGCCGAGGCCGAAGAGCAGACAAGCGACGACGTCGTCAAGACAATCCTTGATCATGTACCGGTCCCGTAG
- a CDS encoding matrixin family metalloprotease, giving the protein MIRFSRSKLLGTLTILAIGASASWYVRPLADGSTVFESTTDNSVTTGDDQTAEALYATISHLIGRQTYLSLPPAQQRLLVGAYERGLAKQVAPFACFTPDTPNEVIQAFDIALGAGPRAQLTGRWSSTATNGAGLTQGTPTALTFGFVPDGTFVPNLIGVTGNSNLHAWLDGIYGNQATWQPLFEQMFARWSELASLTYVYEPNDDGSNLNGAAGVLGVRADLRIAAITIDGNSGTLAYNNFPNDGDMVLDSADNFFNNTTSNSLRLRNTIAHEHGHGMGLLHVCPINQTKLMEPFISLAYDGPQHDDIRGAQRHYGDPSENDNSSGAATDIGVLNSGSSIDVGAISPPTNGSVLSIDANGESDWFRFTTSTSVSVTATATPVGLSYDDSAQSGSCGGAGNCCSGNIINSASIADLNVEIIDTNGATVLATGSSQPIGSAETTNQAALINPGNYFVRVFEGNAPSQAQLYRLTVTAAPLPPLLISLPDGPPAELIPGMVTNFSVSIIDGSETLVPGSGTLHYRYDGGTFLTAALAPAGGNLFTASLPAADCGDNPEFYVTADGNLGGMVAEPDNAPASVFTAPVGETFTFFADDFESNLGWTVSGTAPDGQWDRGVPVGGCDRGNPDFDFDGSGSCYLTDNSAANACNSDVDDGTTILTSPVMDASTGGNLSYAYWLNDVPNGLLTAEDDLVVELATNAGGTNWTEVRRYETALGAWRTDTIDVASEVGATATLRVRFIAQDLGTQNVVECGVDAVSLTNFECIAVPLDCDTILNADMNFDTFVDGLDIQRFVDILTGVGPPPTDEENCAGDVGAVPDDVIGEDDLSNIADCVLSGGCP; this is encoded by the coding sequence GTGATACGATTCTCTCGAAGCAAGCTACTTGGAACATTGACGATTCTCGCGATTGGCGCGTCGGCATCCTGGTATGTTCGTCCGCTCGCCGATGGCTCCACGGTGTTCGAAAGCACGACGGATAACTCCGTCACAACCGGTGACGACCAGACTGCCGAAGCCCTTTACGCGACGATCTCACATTTGATCGGCCGGCAAACTTATCTCAGTCTTCCGCCGGCTCAGCAGCGGCTTCTGGTCGGAGCCTACGAGCGCGGTCTGGCCAAACAGGTCGCACCGTTCGCTTGTTTCACGCCCGACACGCCGAATGAAGTCATCCAGGCCTTTGATATCGCCCTCGGCGCCGGCCCGCGTGCCCAATTGACCGGCCGATGGTCCTCCACGGCCACCAACGGCGCGGGGCTCACACAGGGAACGCCGACCGCGCTGACCTTTGGATTTGTTCCTGACGGCACGTTCGTCCCGAATCTCATCGGCGTAACCGGCAACAGCAACTTGCACGCCTGGCTCGACGGCATTTATGGCAATCAGGCCACCTGGCAGCCGCTGTTTGAGCAGATGTTTGCCCGCTGGTCGGAGCTGGCCTCGCTTACATACGTTTACGAGCCCAACGATGACGGCAGCAATCTCAATGGTGCAGCAGGCGTACTTGGCGTTCGCGCGGACTTGCGCATCGCGGCGATTACGATCGACGGCAACTCGGGCACGCTTGCCTACAACAACTTCCCCAATGACGGCGACATGGTGCTCGACAGCGCCGACAACTTCTTCAACAACACGACTTCCAACTCGCTCCGGCTTCGTAACACCATCGCTCACGAGCACGGGCACGGCATGGGTCTCTTGCATGTGTGCCCGATCAATCAGACCAAGCTCATGGAACCGTTCATCTCATTGGCCTACGACGGTCCGCAGCATGATGACATTCGCGGCGCGCAGCGCCATTACGGCGATCCCTCGGAGAATGACAACTCTTCCGGTGCCGCGACGGATATCGGTGTGCTCAATTCCGGCTCATCCATCGACGTTGGGGCCATCAGTCCGCCGACGAATGGATCGGTGCTTAGCATCGACGCCAACGGAGAGAGCGATTGGTTCCGCTTCACGACTTCCACGTCTGTGTCCGTCACGGCTACCGCCACGCCCGTCGGCCTGAGTTATGACGACAGTGCTCAGTCTGGGTCATGCGGCGGTGCGGGAAATTGTTGCAGCGGCAACATCATTAACAGCGCGTCGATTGCAGACTTGAACGTTGAGATCATTGATACCAACGGCGCGACGGTTCTCGCAACCGGTAGTTCGCAGCCGATCGGCAGCGCCGAAACCACAAACCAGGCGGCCCTGATCAATCCCGGCAATTACTTCGTTCGCGTCTTTGAGGGCAATGCACCCTCGCAGGCGCAACTGTACCGGCTCACCGTGACTGCCGCTCCGCTCCCGCCGCTTCTCATCTCACTGCCCGACGGCCCTCCGGCGGAGTTAATTCCCGGAATGGTCACTAACTTCTCCGTGAGCATTATTGACGGCAGCGAGACGCTGGTTCCCGGCAGCGGCACGCTTCACTATCGCTACGACGGGGGCACGTTTCTCACCGCGGCGCTTGCACCGGCCGGCGGCAATTTGTTCACGGCCTCGCTTCCTGCCGCTGATTGCGGGGACAATCCCGAGTTCTACGTGACGGCGGATGGAAACCTCGGCGGCATGGTCGCCGAACCAGACAATGCACCTGCCAGTGTCTTTACCGCCCCTGTCGGCGAGACGTTCACTTTCTTTGCCGACGATTTCGAGTCGAATCTTGGATGGACCGTGTCAGGCACGGCGCCGGACGGGCAGTGGGATCGCGGCGTGCCGGTTGGCGGTTGTGACCGAGGAAATCCTGACTTCGACTTCGACGGCTCCGGCTCCTGTTATCTCACTGACAACAGCGCCGCCAATGCGTGCAACAGTGACGTGGACGATGGAACGACGATTCTCACCTCGCCTGTCATGGACGCATCCACCGGCGGCAACCTCAGCTACGCATACTGGCTCAACGACGTGCCTAATGGTCTTCTGACAGCCGAAGACGATCTCGTTGTCGAGCTTGCGACAAATGCCGGCGGCACGAATTGGACGGAGGTTCGGCGTTATGAGACCGCCCTGGGCGCATGGCGAACCGACACCATCGACGTCGCATCGGAGGTCGGCGCCACGGCGACCCTTCGGGTCCGCTTCATCGCGCAGGATCTTGGCACGCAGAATGTCGTCGAGTGCGGCGTGGACGCCGTCAGCCTCACGAACTTCGAATGCATCGCAGTGCCGCTCGATTGCGACACGATCCTGAACGCGGACATGAACTTCGACACTTTCGTCGACGGTCTCGACATTCAGCGATTCGTGGACATTCTCACGGGCGTCGGCCCTCCTCCGACAGACGAGGAGAATTGCGCTGGTGACGTTGGTGCAGTGCCCGACGATGTCATTGGCGAAGACGATCTGTCGAACATCGCCGACTGCGTGCTGTCGGGCGGCTGCCCCTGA